The sequence tagtatcACCGCCCACCCTCcgacagacggacagacagaagtggtcaatcggactctgggaaacttactgcgcagcaaatgtaaggataagcccaggatgtgggacgtggttttagcacaagctgagttcgcctacaatggatctgtacactcgggaactgggaagtcaccctttgaggtggtatacactaagaccccgaatcacgtccttgatatagcccattttcccaaaggaaacgtgactgcaaACTAACTAGCCAAAGACTATGTCCAGATGCACCGAGAGGTgaaggagactcttgaggagagaaaccagaaactaaaggctaaggcggatgagcaccgtagggacctacagttcgaagtgggagatgaggttatggtacacttgggaaaagagagactcgccaacgccacaagcagcaagcttcgaccgagaaagtacgggccatataagatcaccaagaaggtcaatgccaatgcctatcacatagctttgccaaattggcttggtaaaGTCTCACCGACGTTCAATgttcgtgaccttagcccgtggaagtcaGATGGCCCTTTGGAGAACAACACCGACAAGCCAGTGCTGAATTCTTTTAAataaggagagaatgatgcggacatcctaactggacTCAGTAATAACACGCGCCTTGGCGGATCTCATCTCGGCGTATCCACAGAGGTTGTATctaagagggcggatcccctggacacgcgagcggggcggatctaggcgtacgccatgaggtgtaccaacaactacactgggcggatctcaagattacttcctgccgaaggaattcaccaacaacctctgacgccccgtacctgcacctctgcACCTGTTGTCTAGGCGcattacctattttacccttttattgtTAACCATATTGTAACCCTAATAGGGATAGCCCCTGTCCTTCTATTTATCTTTtggaggttgtatttaaaccctcattttgtaaggatagggcaacttttatcaatcaactatcatttctctttgagattaaggtttatacctttgttatcgggattcaatccttctagtctagctagagaagaagatctttgttggtttacgattaaaacctccatttatagctttcaatctgtatcaatcTCTCTACTTCTATACTCCTACTAACTTTAGCATCGGAATGTACACCGGGGGCCTCCCCCAACGCAGGTCCGGCGACCGGAACGGCAGCAACCTCACTTCATATACCCGATTGACTCTGAAGATCCAACATCCACATTAGTAACAAACACCGTTAGTGCATATTAATTTCTTGTATATTGGACAGATCCAATATAGTTGAAAGAAAATAACCGAAGTTATCTTGTTTAGGAATATCTTTGAACCGTATGCCTCAATAAAGAACAGAATTTCTGCTCTATAAGTTGTCAAAAATTTATGATTGGTAGCCGAGCCAGCCTTGGACTACCCGTGTACAAATATAGCGCCCCTATGTAATGCATCTATTTGCAGATGTTTGAGCTACATATTAACATTATCAGCTATAGAACTTCACAAAATTGGCCTTTTACTTACTTGAAAACAGAGTTTCAATTCAATGTAGATACAAGAAAACTAACATTTCATCTCTGATAAGCTTGACTTCCAATCCATGGGAATTACACATATGCATAAGGGCCTTTCCCAAGAATTGGCTAATAACTACACATGCATGAATAAAATGAACTAAAAACAACAGAATGCAAAGGGGGGAGAAGGTAAGATGAGAAGAATACAAAATGCAATGGAAGGAAGGTTCAAAGACTTTGAAGTAATTTGAGGGTTTCATCGATATGCTTTTCGGGTTGAAACTGGTTGTTGTAGACGAGTTGAACAACACCTTTCTTGTCAAGAACATATGTCTGTCTCCCAGGTAATGCTCCAAAAAGATCAGACGGAACGCCCCAttcttttcttattttgttTCCTTCATCACTCAGCAATGTAAATGGAAGTCTGTACTTCTTTGCAAATGCCTACAATCATTTATTGTTTTTCTGTCAATACGATTTTTAGAGACGACCCGTTTGACactattatcttttttttttttgttgcttcTCTTTTTCCCCTCTTATGCTATAAACAAGGATATGTTCAGGCCAAAATTAATGAGATATTTATATATGTGATAACTAGTTATAGCTAAGTTGGTACATAGGTCATCCTTCAAAAATGTgataataattgaaataaacaagatcaaagaaaagaaaataccTTGTgggatgatgaatcatcaccaCTGATTCCAACaacttcagctcctgcttttttgAACTTTTCATAAGAATCTCTGAAAGCACAGGCCTGCAAAAAATTATCCTTCTAAGTATCCGAATTACTTTCAAACATGCCTTATTGCCTTTCAAGGCTCAACTCATTTTCTTTTGCATAGATAATATGCGGTTAATTGCATCAATGGTCAGTGAagttaatttcaaaaaattcacctaattttattttgtttcaataaaattattgaactttattttttttcactaaAGTCATTCCGGCCGTTTCCGGCAGAAAAAAATCACCTAATTGTTCACATGAAAATCACTTTTAAAATGATTGAGTTTTACGTATAAAATGGCAGTTAGATGAcaacaaaaaaaagtaaaaattatatttattatttacttgACTGTTGAAACTGTCACGTGACAGACATAATTGTTAAAGGTGCGCCTTAAGCAAGGCTCAAGGTAGTGAGCCTTAATTCCCATCCGCATAGGCTCTCGCCTTGTGCACCTTGCCTGGGTTTCATAGGCTCTCATCAAGGCACGCTTCAGTAACATTTAGTGTCTTGACTAGgagttttttttaacaattgattaatctcaaacCACTGTTCTAATTTAAGTAAACTTAATTTTAACCTTTGATCTAATCTAAATAAAAgtgtaaaacaaaacaaaaatatgaAGAGACGTAAATTATAAAAGAGGGGATTAAGAGACGTAATAGAATCCAGTCTCCAAGTGTTAAGGCTAAACGAAAcggaaaaaggaaaaacaactCCTCGTGTGAGAGATAGGACATATATGTCACTTATAGATATGGAGGAGGATGAATACGAAGAGAACGAAATTGGAGATGAAAATGATAGTGGAGACTTTGGAGAGGACGATATTAATCTTGAGGAGGAGTTTGACGATGATTATTAGTTCTTTTAGTTCTTTTTTATTGACAATGAATGCTTATTAGTTTATTAGCATTAATTAGGCACTTAAGTTAAATATATGTCTGTATGAACTTAATTTGGTGTTTTTAACATATtaagttaaatatattattagttcTTTTTTATTGACAATGAATGCTTATTAGTTTATTAGCATTAATTAGGCACTTAAGTTAAATATATGTCTGTATGAACTTAATTTGgtgtttttaacatttaatattatgtttttatgcAGTTTTGTCTTGTTTTAGATAGTTATAAGTCTGTTTTTGTTAGTGTGAAATATTGATGTGTAGATtttgtatatattatttttattgtctGTGCCTCATGTTCATCAGGCAGGCACGTGCCTAGATTCCAGGAACCTTTAGCGCCTTAGTACGTTCTACGCCTTTAACAACGATGGTGGcagcaaaatatatatatatatatatatatatatatatatatatatatatatatatatatatatatatatatcacctGATATATATGCAGCTGTCATGTCACTGTTAGAGTGATTTTTTTCTGAATGGATTGGTTAGAATGAAATAAAAAGCAAAGTGTAATAATTTTAtagaaacaaaatgaaattcattCCTAAACTAAAACCAAGCATAAAAGATCAATAATGCAATTTACACATTTCTCTTGATTTTGGCCTCGAACTTCTCTAAGTAAATTGCACattcaatttcattttctttcgaTAAAATCACTAAACTCATAACATTTGATTTCATGAAAGCATTTCAACCAATTGCACTAaacttgacaaaaaaaaattgaaaacattGTGGTTATTCATGTTTATTACCAACAATCTTTCTCTTGTATATATTATTATACTACCCTTAAATTAAATGGAATTCTAGTGGGAGAATAACCTGTTTAGTGCAGCCAGGGGTCTCATCAGCAGGATAGAAATAGACGACAACAGGCTTCCCTTTGAACTTATTAAGACTCACAGCTTTCCCATCTTGATCTTTCAATGTGAAAGAAGGTGGAGCCTGCCCTTTATTCACCTGAACGGAAACcaaaaaaagaaatcagaaacaATTAACCATCAAAATTTAGGgcaaaaaaaatcagataaggACCAAATGTACCTTAGCAGAAATGTTAAActtgaaagaagaagaaggaaggacTGAGAGAGAAGAGGAATTAGAAAGGTTGAGGCCATGAAATTGAGAGTGTGATGAATTGGGGAGAAAAGAGAGGTTTTGGGAATGTTGGGTTTGGGGTTTTTGGGAACGGATTAGAGCGGGAAGAAAATGGTTAGATAGAGAGATGGATGCCATATTTTGAGAATAAAAATGGTTAATGTTGCATAGTTTAGTTTAGAGAGGAAgataaggaagaagatgaatggATTGGCTGGCTTTTGGCGTGGAGGATTGCTGACCCCATCATTCATTCCCCCTctctgtttttttctttttatctttaaattttttaagctttctttcttttaagagaaaataattaattttctcGATATTCCTGAAATAGTAACACCAAACAAAATTACTCAATACATTGTTTCGGtcgatttttttaaaattcaaatttgtGCCTACGGGGTGTTTGGGTGCTCCTTTTCATGCTCCTGTTTGTATTTTCAGTtcgaaatggagagttttaggtgtttggttagtgacattcttgtttgccttttacatttgaaaagcagcattaggtgtttggttaacagccttttacaaaagcagagaatctctgttttttggaaaagcagttttttccatcagcaaacagcaaatcgtaacagcaactagtaacaacaaacaacaacagcAGCAAACcataacaacaaacagcaacagAAAACAGTAGTTAAAATAAACGGGCCCTACGTTTCCaattatggatgattttttttgaaaaaaaaaagattggtTACCAAGGAAGGGTAAGCGGAGAACATCCCAGCTATCAGATCCGTCCCTGAGCATGGATAGGAGGAGCGTCTGTCCAGGGCCCAATGATGAGGGAGGAGCCAAATATAGTagtagaattttaattttactcaaattaaaaaaaagatacaTAATTATGGGTAAGTTACAGATTAGTAATGATTAGActaactatttacaactatctGATATTCTAAAAAGAATTTCTTAAAATATCAAGtacataaaaactaaaattggtTTAGCAATGTCagcatttgaatttcttgaGTTTGTCAAAACAACATATTGTTATCCTAATATTTCAGATGTTTTTCGAATCCTCTTAAATATGTTAGTGACCGTTGCATTTGCTGAAAAGAAGTTTTTTGaagttaaaattattgaaaagttATTTGAGATCATTAATGTCACAGGAAAATTTAAATGGTCTAAGCTTTTTATGTATTGAGAGAAGTATGTTAGGACATATTGATGTAGACAATATTATTAGTGATTTTGCATTTAAAAATGCTCGTAGATATTGTTTTGTATGAGAAACTGGGTAATTAAagtgatataaaatgttttttccaTATGATCTTTTTTATTAGATCGTTTGTTAAGTGTAATAGAAAAAGTATCATtttgaagaaatttttctttgcaCAATTAACTTTCacaatttattttttacttgtacTTTATTTATTAGAGCCCTCATTTGGTTATTCGCCCTTAGGCCCctaaaatctcaggatcggccCTGCCAGCTGTACTGGCATCCCCACCACATATCCAAAAAAGCTCCTGACCAAatttattatccaattagggaTGATAACGGGTAGGATAATTGCGGGTAATGTCAATTCCAATCTCAaatttttacccttttattttttagttacaCATACCCGTTCCATTATCCTGACGGgtataatttttgtattttatacCCGTCTCATTTAATTTACGGATACCCATGGATACCTTTAcctattaaaaattaataaataaaacaagaaatattacaaatttaacaaagtataaatttaaaccttaattaataagaataaagtaatTTAACAGCACACTCGATGATTTAGGAATAAAAGGTTGGTatttaaatctaaaaaataataattttttaatatataaatgagttGTAACGGATAATGGATACCGGATATCCTGGAATATTCACATACCCATTTCATAtaataaattgtaaaaaattTCTTTAGTATTATTTGTATGTTTTCTGATTTTTGGCATTAGCATTTCCGTAAAGATAAAGCATAACAGGAACATTTTATTAATGCAACAATTTTTTAGTTTGAAGAAGCAATTAGTAAAACTACTCTTATTGTGCCAGATTTTCTGCCGCAAGATAACTATTGtatttttaagggtaaattacatattagTCGTAATTAGGCTAAGAGAGTTTTTGACTACCTACTTTTCATCTTCTGTGTgcttttttcattttaaaaaacaAAGTTTGAGATGTTTGGTCAGACAGTTCTTGATTGCCTGTTACAGctgaaaaatagctttttacaaaaacatgaaatctctactttttggaaaagcaacatttttcaaaggcAAATAGCAAACAGAAGCAGGAATCAGCAAACATCAAGTAGTCAAACGAGCCctaaggtgttgtttgataaactGAATtgtaagtgctgaatattataagtgcggAAAGTATTGaatgatataatttttataaaaaaaaatatatattttttgataatgttcaacttaaattgttaagttaaatattttgacttataaaaaaaatgatttttaacttaattaactaatttaaatggTGGAGAAACAACAGGGCCGTCCCTAGACACGGACAGGAGGGGCGCTTGCCCAGGACCCAAGGGATGGAGGGTCCAAAAATAATGTTTTCCAAATTAATAACaatatagaaattaaattttaaaagaagaAACTGTTACGGAAATAATCTTAGGTCTAAACAATTCGCAGCACACATTTAGACACAATGGAAGGAGggacctaaaaataaaaaaaaaaattataaaaaaattcagatATTAAAATCTCAAAAGGTGAAATAACAATAAATATAATTCACATGCATAAACAGTCACCACACATGGGTTGATGAATCGTAATATCCTCATTTTTTCCTTTGATGGCCTCTCATGGGTTGTTGGACAATATTTCAGATATCTATTTGAAGCTTTCCATTAATGCTCTCATCTCTTCCGCAAACACTCGATGTTGCTCCCTTAGTTGCTCTCTTACTTCGGTTCTGAAATCCTCAAACTTCTTGTCAATTACTTCTATTGCTTCTTATGATAATCTCGTTTGAACCATTGTCGAAGAAGTCTCGTGTTAGGAAAACGGTCGACTATGATGCCAACTGATATGGATTGGTGACAATAATGAAGGGTTTGATCTTAAATCAATAAAGAAAATACTCTAAACTAGCCTAGGTACAAGGAAATAATCTCATTCAAAGTGAGAAACCTTAGCTCCAATGGAGAAAATAatgttttattgataaaaaattgCTTCTGCTTACAAAAACTTAAGCTTATATACCTCCCAACTCTAGGTAATAAAAAGACTAAATAATCCCCACTAAATATTATAAGTTTATATACCTCCCAACTCAAGGTAATAAAAGACTAAATAATCCCCACTAGATATTATAAGTTTATATACCTTCCAACTCTAGGTAATAAAAGACTAAATAATCCCCACTAGATATTATAAGTTTGGTCTAAACAGTAAGGGCAAAATAGGGGGATATGATAATGGCAAAACATCAATTATAGAAtggaaaaatagtaaataacaTTTGGCAGGCATATGGTAGACTTGAAAAACTTAGCGAGGAAGCAAGGTCACATATCGTGTGGCTGAAATGAGAGCGCTCCATATATGACAGTTCTTTGTACGAGTTTGGGTTTGGCACCATCATGACTCACACGACGTGTGACAGGAATGACACGTCGTGTTAAAATGCAAAAATCAGGCAAAAACCTTCCAAAGAACCCACACGATGTGTGGGTAAGGTCACACGCCATACGACCTCTCCTACTTAGCCTCTTCCTTCCTTCGAGCTCACACGATGTGTTGTAGTCTCCACATGCCATGTGAGCTGTGTTTTATGCTCTCCCCGGATCATTCATGTTGATGCCCTCGTGACTAAATAGAATTTGTCAACCAATCAAAATTTGAGAAGAAATTTTTTAAGTTCCAGATGTTAAGGAACATTATTATAActattagggtaattaatttattagcccctatattttaacaaaacacactgtttagtccctgtattttcaaaaacacatagtaaggtccctaacctttttttcagtgaactgtttagtcatttcgtttgtttgttagatttttttaccgtttatgacttcgaaaatgactaaattaccctttactatttaccttcaaactttagaagatgaaatccaatttagaagaagaagctatttgtatggagaacaagaaaaagaaaagaaccaacacttacgaatttgaacgattaagaaaaaaatcaagaagaagaacactcaaagttgatttcaggtGCATTAAagtttaaagaaaatgaaaagaagaacgtgaatccaaattgactaacaaaatcttcacgAAAGTCTAAcagcagggactaaacagtttatcgagaaaaacgttagggactaaatagttcatcgagaaaaatgttagagaCTTTATcatgtatttttgaaaatataaggactaaacagtatgttttgtcaaaatatagagactaataaattaattaccctaactATTAGTatacattttttattgatattacTATTTTGGCAATATTAGAAggttaaataaattaaaaatgttaGTTTTTATAGAATCTTTTATACTCCGACTCAATCCTGATTGACACTTAAATCTTTAACCCTTTGTCTTTACCGTTTTTTTTACCTATCCGAATTTAATAACCATAGTTATTTCACTTATAATGTTGATGCCAAtatctttcaattttttaaCGAGCCGATTCTAAACAGGTCAAAACTCGGTTCGGCTCAAATCGATTACAACCCTAAAATCTCCTCGTTTGGCTTCCTTGTTCGGGACCATAATGAGTTTTCTCGATTTATGGCTCATGGATCTGTCGATGGTTGTTTTGAGCCCGTTTTGGCGGAAGCCTTAGCTATTCGGGATGCTTTGTgtatctaaaatatattttgggCCGTATCGATCCAACAAGCGGAGTTGTAGAATTGTAAGGATGTTCAGTTCACAAGGTTCCTTCTTAGAAAAAAGCAGCACAATAATATGACTTTCCAGTAAATTCAGTCCAGAGACCCTAATTCTTCCCGAACCCCCAATTCTTCCAAAAACCCAAAATCTACAGTTTAAAACTTGCTAAAATCTCCCTGTCCATCTTCATTATATAACTGCTTCGCTAAATACTTACACGATTTGCGTCTTCTGATTTGTTAAATTTTCTCATTGCTTCTCTGTTTTACACATCCTTCATTTTGAAGCAAAATGGAGGACGTGCAGACGTTTTTCCGCAACATTTCGAAGGACTTAAAATCAGTGAATTCGTCTTCTTCCTCGTCTGAGACTCCATATTTTACTGGAAAAGGAGGTTTAACTGCAGCTTTACCTTCTTCTGATCAATCGCGCATTTTAGCCGCTAGGTCTACCAGGTAACTACACTGGATAATTTTCCTATTTTACTTTATGGTGTTCTATTAAATTTTTCTATTTGCTATTTGGAATTCTGCAAGTTGAATGAATTGCTCATTTTCAGGATGTTTTTAGCTCTTGATTTTGTTATATAATGGCACTATTTTGAGTGTCCTCTAGAAAAAAATTTGATATAACCACCAATAAAAGCTTCTGGATATCCATAGACCCGAAGCATGGCGAATTGGTTCTACAACTACTGTATTATTTTTGAGACATTAATGTCAATCCATACCCTAGTTGCCAAGAATTAGTACCCAAATTCTGGAATTACAAGGTTATCTGTGCTGATATTTGTCACACGGATGTTCAATGAACCAGCGGACATGTTTGCTAGAATTGCAGTGGACATGTTGGCTAGACTTGCACTGCAATTCTAGCAAACATGTCCGCTGGGTCATTGGACATTCTACCCGTGTGACAATAACCTTCTTTAATTTCTGAATTTTGGGTACTAGTTCTTGGCAACTGTTGTATGGAATGACATTGCCCAAAACCCATTGCCCAATGTTGT comes from Euphorbia lathyris chromosome 8, ddEupLath1.1, whole genome shotgun sequence and encodes:
- the LOC136202872 gene encoding uncharacterized protein isoform X1, yielding MEDVQTFFRNISKDLKSVNSSSSSSETPYFTGKGGLTAALPSSDQSRILAARSTRFCNCRQMVSLWNCSKLCAVFFVAGVVVGYTLKRRVRRWASKLLRRLKDD
- the LOC136202872 gene encoding uncharacterized protein isoform X2, which codes for MEDVQTFFRNISKDLKSVNSSSSSSETPYFTGKGGLTAALPSSDQSRILAARSTRQMVSLWNCSKLCAVFFVAGVVVGYTLKRRVRRWASKLLRRLKDD
- the LOC136202034 gene encoding peroxiredoxin Q, chloroplastic, with protein sequence MASISLSNHFLPALIRSQKPQTQHSQNLSFLPNSSHSQFHGLNLSNSSSLSVLPSSSFKFNISAKVNKGQAPPSFTLKDQDGKAVSLNKFKGKPVVVYFYPADETPGCTKQACAFRDSYEKFKKAGAEVVGISGDDSSSHKAFAKKYRLPFTLLSDEGNKIRKEWGVPSDLFGALPGRQTYVLDKKGVVQLVYNNQFQPEKHIDETLKLLQSL